Proteins found in one Maridesulfovibrio sp. genomic segment:
- a CDS encoding phenylacetate--CoA ligase, producing the protein MYFHEAETLERGKLEELQVNRLKRTIEQAAKSPYYSEVFKKNDIDSSIIKTADDITKLPFTTKDDLRSQYPYGLLTQPLDNFVRLHASSGTTGTPTAILYTQKDLDTWADLMARSMYSIGLRKSDVFQNMSGYGLFTGGLGIHYGAEKLGCVTIPAGAGNTKRQIKLIRDFNVTGLHIIPSFALYFASKVREEGFDPADMPWRVALIGAEPHTEHTRRKIEELMHIKAYNSYGLSEMNGPGVAFECTEQNGMHVWEDAYIAEIINPETGEHVAEGEIGELVMTTLTREGMPIIRYRTRDLTRFLPGECTCGRTSRRIDRIMGRADDMLILKGVNIYPMQIERIIMSIPEVGQNYLIELIKEGLMDQIRVKVEIKEEYFIEDMRVLQGIQKKIASMLRDEILITPRIELVQHNSIPKAEGKAVRVVDLRDVEE; encoded by the coding sequence ATGTACTTTCATGAAGCCGAAACCCTTGAAAGAGGAAAACTGGAAGAACTTCAGGTTAATAGACTGAAAAGAACAATTGAGCAGGCTGCCAAATCTCCGTATTACAGTGAAGTTTTTAAGAAAAACGACATAGATTCATCCATCATCAAAACCGCTGATGATATCACCAAACTTCCTTTCACTACAAAAGACGACCTGCGCTCCCAATATCCTTATGGATTATTGACCCAGCCGCTGGATAATTTTGTGCGTTTACACGCATCTTCCGGAACAACCGGAACTCCTACCGCTATTCTTTACACACAAAAAGACCTTGATACATGGGCTGATCTCATGGCCCGCTCCATGTATTCCATCGGACTAAGAAAAAGCGATGTTTTTCAGAATATGTCAGGATACGGACTCTTTACCGGAGGCCTTGGTATCCACTACGGTGCGGAAAAACTCGGTTGTGTTACCATACCTGCAGGGGCCGGAAACACTAAACGCCAGATTAAACTTATCCGCGACTTTAATGTAACCGGGCTGCATATTATCCCCTCTTTTGCTCTCTATTTCGCTTCCAAAGTACGCGAAGAAGGTTTCGATCCAGCAGATATGCCGTGGAGAGTCGCCTTGATCGGTGCTGAGCCGCACACTGAGCATACCCGGCGTAAGATTGAAGAACTCATGCATATCAAAGCGTACAATTCTTACGGCCTGTCTGAAATGAACGGTCCGGGAGTCGCTTTTGAATGTACTGAGCAAAATGGTATGCATGTCTGGGAAGATGCCTACATTGCAGAAATCATTAATCCGGAAACAGGCGAGCACGTCGCAGAGGGTGAAATCGGAGAATTGGTCATGACCACCCTTACCCGTGAAGGTATGCCCATTATACGCTACCGCACACGTGATCTGACCCGCTTTCTTCCCGGAGAATGCACGTGCGGAAGAACTTCACGCCGCATAGACCGCATCATGGGCCGCGCGGATGATATGCTCATTCTCAAGGGTGTTAATATCTACCCCATGCAGATTGAAAGAATCATCATGAGCATTCCCGAGGTGGGACAGAACTACCTCATTGAGCTTATCAAAGAAGGCCTCATGGATCAGATCAGGGTCAAAGTGGAAATTAAGGAAGAATATTTCATCGAGGATATGCGCGTACTTCAGGGCATTCAGAAAAAGATTGCCTCCATGTTACGCGACGAAATCCTGATCACCCCCAGAATTGAACTGGTGCAGCATAACTCCATCCCCAAGGCGGAAGGTAAAGCTGTACGTGTAGTTGATCTTCGGGACGTAGAGGAATAA
- a CDS encoding DUF456 domain-containing protein, whose translation MITALAVLVLLLMLCSLALHVFGLPANWLVLALVTCWKFYQPEAMTWNFIIILGIIAFIGEILEFVAQYFGGKKYGATGRGNIGAFIGAIGGAILGAPFFFGLGALPGALLGSFGGCLILELTHGRSFDEAKHSAWGAFWGKAFGMAIKISLGVWMFAMSTPKIWPA comes from the coding sequence ATGATTACCGCGTTAGCAGTACTCGTTCTTCTGCTTATGTTGTGCTCTCTGGCACTGCACGTTTTCGGACTCCCGGCCAACTGGCTGGTTCTGGCGCTTGTTACCTGCTGGAAATTCTACCAGCCCGAAGCAATGACCTGGAACTTTATCATAATTCTCGGAATCATCGCCTTTATTGGGGAAATTCTGGAATTTGTGGCTCAGTATTTTGGTGGTAAGAAATACGGGGCAACAGGACGTGGCAACATTGGCGCGTTCATTGGTGCCATCGGCGGAGCTATTCTCGGAGCCCCCTTCTTTTTCGGTCTCGGAGCCCTTCCCGGAGCATTACTAGGCTCATTTGGAGGTTGTCTGATTCTTGAGCTGACCCATGGCAGATCCTTTGACGAAGCAAAGCATTCGGCATGGGGCGCCTTCTGGGGCAAAGCTTTCGGCATGGCCATTAAAATCAGCCTTGGCGTGTGGATGTTCGCCATGAGTACTCCTAAAATCTGGCCTGCTTAA